In Miscanthus floridulus cultivar M001 chromosome 8, ASM1932011v1, whole genome shotgun sequence, the sequence GTCTCTTTATATCCTTCCGTATCAATAGAAATACATATTTTGGTAAAAAAAGGCCTTCATCAGCTTGTTGAATTATATTTTTAAATATTATCATACTCTATTCCTTGTTTCTctttagccaaaaaaaaaaagatagcgGAGTTGGCTATCCAAAGTATGCACAAAATATAGAGAATCTGTTAGAGGAGAAAAGATATAGAGAGCAATTTTTATTCAAATGACTCCCTAAATGAGGATTTAAAGAGTAAGTTTAAGAAGACCGTTGGAGGATTTAGAGACTAAATTAAAAAAAGACTTGTCGGTATTTCGtagaccgactagtgaatttatacggatgtcgcgctgctctaggaagacgatggtagcatacAAAAAAACacaaggaattatactggttcaggctagagccatacgtccagtctcagagatgatcgagtgcgtgttcctcgcttgaatgctctgaagttcttacaatttaggtgcaagaatggtggaagaggtaggagagctagagctagcagATGGATTGCCCGAATGAGAGCTTCGAGAGCCTCCTGTCCCTGAAAGGATGTcctagctgcccttatatagagtctggGGCCAGGTCATATacaaagaagaggttctcccgaTCGAGGGgttgtgagcctgagggagggaacctagctaacttggcttgcaagtaacgttgtcttgtggtgcacgcccgGATGTGGTTGTTGTCATGGTCTTATGCCTACGCCGCGACAgggtgtggcatggtgctactgtgccgaTCATGGCGGTATTGTAGGCACGGTCACGTTTCGTCAGCCGTCCTACGCGATGTGGTCTCgccgtggccttcgtcatcgcctcctGATCTCCCGGGGAcgtcgtacaggagttggtagccgtCCCTAGAGAGTTGGTCGTCTTGCTGCTTGTGGAGCCGGTGGCCATGATCCTGAGCTCTGGGTCATGGCCTTCGTTGGCTTAGATGGCCTCTAAAGTCAAGGCCACCATTGTAGCCCTCATCTCGTAGTGGGTGGAGTCGTACACCTGTCTTGTTGGATcgtatttggacggtgggtcACCGTACTAGGCGCCACCGCTcggtggtgttgtcttgtctatgcTGCATGGCGTAGGCATGGTGTCTGACTTGGCTGAGGGGACTGCTATCtcctcggtccttgcggggtcagtgcggcgTGGGCTTTTGTCAGAGTAGGCGTGCTTGGCATGGCTCGACCTCTCTCCGTTCCTCCCAAAGGTCGGGACGGAGGAGAGGTTGTGAGGAGCTATACGGCTTGCGGCGAGGCCAAGGGAAGAGGTCGTGGCCAACCTCTGCCTTAGTGTTTGGCCTAGGTCCGCGTAGCTTAGCTTGGCCTCGATCGTTTGGGTTTATACTAGCTGGCGTACCGTGGGCCGCCCAAGCGGCTAACTAGTCAGTGTCTTGAGATACCCGGAGTATCATAACCTCGACAAGACCGTTGGAGATACTCTTATAGCTAGCTCAACCACTAATCCGTGCCCTAATAGTTGACAAAAAATCACTTTTATATGACCTATCTAAACTTTATATGACCTACGAAATACCACTATACTTAAGAAAGATTGCTGTTTTATAGTTTTGCCTAAAATCAAACATTTCTATCTTTAATAATTAGTTTCTAGAAGTCATATAATTTAACTaagatttatttttttagatTCACAGTGAAAAATATTTTCATATAATATATAATTTGAATGCTACTAAATTATCCAAATTTGTATGAATTGATCCTCAAAGATAACTTAGGATAAAGATAGAACTACAAGCTTTATGAACTTATGAATACTAAGGTAGTATTTCATTTTACGATCTTGTGTATTTTGTTTTTCTTGCTCTTCCAAATTAAGTTAGACATGACTGTTGGTTTCTCACAAAGtgcatgtttagttcccaaaattttgtaaaatttttcaagattttccgtcacatcgaatctttggacgcatgcatgaagcattaaatataaataaaaaataaaactaattacacagtttagacgaaattcacgagacgaatcttttaagcctaattagactatgattggacactaattgctaaataacaacgaaaagtgctacagtaccatttttttaaaaaaaatcgtcAATTAAACAAGGCCAAAATATATATAATCTGCAAAACCAGGATATATTTTTTTTGGAGTACTAGTAGTTTGGATATATCTTTTTTTACTAGCTTTTACAGGTACTAATAAACTGAAAGCGGCAAGTGATTGAACAGGTGACGAGCTTCACGTCATGTTCGTTtagcttataagtcgtattttttcaatcaacgaataatatttttctctcataataaatcagtcaatAATAGCCATGACATATCAGCGAACCAACGTGCCATCAAGTGCGGCGGGATGGCCCTCGGTTTCACGTGGGCGCACGTCATCGGCGACATCCCCTCCGACGCCGCCTGCTTCAGCAAGTGGGCGCAGCTCTTCAGCGGCCAGAAGGCCCCAGCACCAACCCTGCGAGACCCACTCGCCATGCCACCGTCGGCGGCCCCACCAGCCAGCGTGGCGGCCCCGCCGCCGTCGGTCAAGGCCACCGCCACGCCCGTCGGCGATCACTGGGCGGTCCCGACCACCCATGACATGGTGCCCTTCTCCTCCCACGTCACCGAGCAGCAGCTGCAGGGCGTCCTCCAGCTCAGCGCGCCCAAGGGTCATCATCAGCGCCACGTGGTGGGCCCGTTCGAGCTGGTCTCGGCGCTGATGTGGCGGGCGCTGGCCGCGATCCGAGgccccgaggaggaggaggcgacgcGCACGGTGACCGTCGTGAAGACTGAACCGGCCGGCTGCCGCCTGGCGCTGACCAACGAGCACCGCATTGGCCACGTCGTCGTCGCGGCGACCGGCGGCTCGTCGCCAGCGACGGCCGACGTCGCCGAGCTGGCAGCGCTGCTGGCCGGCGCGCACCTCGAGGAGGCCAGCGCGGTCGCAGCGGCGGCGTTCGCGGGAGCGGAGGGGGAGGACGCCGACGTGGTCATGTACGGCGCCAACCTGACGTTCGTCGACGCCGAGGGCCTGGAGGTGTACGCTGGGCTGGAGCTCGCGGGGCGGCGCCCGGCGCACGTGGAGTACGCCGTGGACGGCGGCGCGGCCGTCGTGCACCGCGACGCCGGCGGGCGGGGCCGCACCGTCGCGGCCGTCCTGCGCCGCGGCGAGGCCGACCGCCTCCGTGCCGCGATCCGTGACGCGCTGCGCGTCGCTGCGTGATGATCTTGCAGGCAGTGCTCTTGTCTTGTGTGGTTTTCAGGCTCAATAAATTGAAAGATCTTGCTGGATGGATGTACTCTTGTGGCGCATGTGTTCGCCGGTATGTTCGATCGATCCTGCCATCCCATGCCAGTGCGTATATTTAATTTCCTGCCCCTCCAGTTTGCACTGAAGACGTACGATCGCTATCCCCACCAATCCGTCAACCATGAGCCGATCCTTAGTCCTTGCCCGTCCGCCACCAATGCACCCCGACGATCTGGCAGATCCGCCTCCAGCTTCCATCCTCCTCGACCCCCGCGGCTACATCAACGACCGCACCAACGCCACCCCCGCCGAGGGCGTCACAAGCGGCGGCAAGTGCTTCAGGTGACCTTCTGGACGGCCCACCCACCGCGCTGCTCCTGCTTCATGGTCTACAGCCCTGATCTAGAGCGCTCCGCGTTCGGCGGCATCCCCATGCTCCTCAGCACGGAGGACGACCTCGCCTTGCTTCGCGTCCCGATCTGCCCTCTGGGCGACGACGGTGTCGCGGGGAACAACGATCACTTCGTCTACCACGCGCCGGCGACAGCAACGAGAACAAACGGCCTCCGTCGCTGGATTTGATCCCCAGGGCTCCCGGCCGAGTCTTCCTCGACGAGGACGCTGGCCTCCTGCGCTGCCGCCGTGATCGCGACATGTATTTCGTTGCTGTGCTCTGCTGGGCATACCGCGTGGGACAGTACAAACTCCACCTCTACAGCTCCAAGACGGAGACATGGAGCACCAGGTTGATGTACCTTGCTTCAGCAGAAGGGAAATTGCTCTACACCTACTCCAGCAAGGTGATCACCATTGGAGGGGAGCTTGGGTCCTCATATGCGACCTCCTCAAGGAGGACAGCACCGAGCTTCGCTACATCCCACTGCCGACTCCATAGGTGCCCAGGACACTCAAGGGTCCTCCATTGTATGTTCGGGACATCTTTGTTGTTGAAGGCTACATCAAGTACTTCGAGATGTGTCGTTTACATGGCGGACCTGATGAAGGCTGCTGGAAGGCAGTCACATGGGAAAGGAAGGATTCTTGGAATGACTGGAAGAAGGAGTGAAGGACCGTGTGATCGAAGTTTCCAAGGACTACCCAGCAGCACATATTACCAACCCAGATGATCAGCAGCAGGAGGAGGCTGCAGAAACCAAAGAGCAGCTGCCAACCTTGAAGGGATTCTACTCAGGTTATCCAGCCCTGAGCTTGCACGATGGTGGTGGTGTTTACATCATGGACAGACACAACCTCGATGACACAAAGGTAACAATGGTTGCTGTTGATATGAGGAAACAGACTCTGAAGGGTGTGGCTGATTGTTACTCTCCGAGGCCTCTGGGTTACAGTTCCGTCTACTTTGGAAGTGGGATCTCCAAACATCTGCGCAGCAGGAGCAGGACGTCCACCAGAGGGAATGCTGCGTGCTACTGAAACAAGTAATAAGCACGAAGAAACTCTGCAATTTGGCAATCCAAGGAACGAAGACGTGGCAGCAGGCTAACACTGCTTCCTTGATGTAAAGACAACAGCAAGCGTGACCTCTGCGCTACAGCTGCTGTCGAACCTTCAAATAAATTAAACTGATGATTCATGAACCAAAGCCGCCGGGAGGGTGTTTGATTTGAGTTAGCTATAAGCTCTGAGTTATGCATGATTCATCATCGCAGGTGCTCGTAGGCTCTAAGTAAGTTATGCACGTTTTTTAACGAGTATATGGTAATGGCCATCTATAATAGAGAAAATTTTATATTTGGCCCTAAAAATAATgctcctttcttatttgacatcgaaactcgagtttttctttcctatttgacacttccgtcagtttgggttgTTAACGGTGTCAAGTCCTATGTGAAAAGTCCATTTTACCTCTAGAGTTTTTTACTAGTCCTGGTATTCTATGGTTAATACTGCTATCTTTTATGAAACATTGCAGTTTAAGATAAAAACATTCATATACTCGTTATTTTTAGGGCATTATTTTTAGggccaaatacaaaattttctctctATAATACTTTGAGGAGCTAGGACTACTGGTGTTTTCTACTACAGTTGTGGTAAATGCAAGCCTAAATTTTTTTGCTTTCTTTCTGGAGTTTTCAACACTGAAGCTAATAGTAGGATAGTGCTCCATCCGCTTCAAAATATGGGCCATTTTAGTTTTATCTAAGTCAAACacctttaactttgaccaaatttgtATGAAAATGAACTAACATTTAGAACATCATTCTGTTTATTTAGATTTGCTATGAAATATATCTTGGTAGTGCATTCATTTTGACATTATAGATGTCATTATATTTTTATATaggatagaaaaaaaaaactgaaacaaCTCAATAGTCGATCGACCGTATATCGTATTATTTATCTTCaactttatttttcatttttctaaAATTATCTATTGCTATATTACATATATGGGTTTTATTCATATATTTGTACTGTGATGGAACTTTGGAAAAGGACTGTAATTTGCTTTGTGTACAATTTTTTTCCTCTACAATTTTCAGAGAGACTATGGATTATTGCTCCTGTTGTTGTCCCCTTTTCGTTCTTGCACTTGTTTCTAGCCTGCTTTGTTCTTGCGGTTGGGTTGCACCAGCGGAGGCTGGAGGTGGGGACGGTGGTGTGCGCGATTGGCGGTGGCCCATGCTCGCCACCGATGTATAGGCAACCCTGGCAAGTGGGTTATTTGAGGTCAGGGAGAAAGCTTTGGACGACAACGTTTATCGATGCTGCTTACTCCTTGGAGGCGTCCTCTCTGTACCTCTTCCTGATTTCCCCCACCCGGTTGTTGATTGCGGGTGAAAGCGTTTCCCATGGTGGACTAGCAGCGTTAGCGCCTTGGGCATTATTAATTACCTTCAAGAAGGCGCTGCTAGGCAATTGTAGTTCTGTTGATTGATGCTTGTCATTTGGTTTTGTCACTGCTCTTGCTTTGTATGTATATGTACACAGTTCACCAGTAGCTCTCAGCATCATGTCTTCTCTCATCTCCTGACTCGCTATACGGTGTTAGAAGGTCCGAGTAATGTTAGAGGTTTTGGCTGAAGAGAGGACTCTTTCGATGAGAAAGATGAAGTACTTGCTGAAGATCCTCCCTATTGAACATCGATGTGATGCACATCGAGTGCTACTGTCTTCACTAGAGGAATATATGCTTGATGGAGAcaaaaaagaatttgaatttgttTAGCAAGTTGTGTAATGAGTCAGGAATAGGACTGGAATTTAAATTTATTTAGCAAGTTGTGTAATGAGTCAGGAATTTGTTTAGCAACATGTGGTGGTTTGTAGTCTAAGCACTATGGGTGCGTTGTAATTGGCTATACCCATTCACTTGTGAATAAAATTAACTGTAGGagcggctgcgccagccgcccttcccagggtgttcctacagagggtgcctctgtaggagcggtttcctgaccgcccctgcagtgccctttgtaagggcggctggtaatatcagccgcccctgtagtggacttctgtaagggcggctgtatcaccagtcacccctgctgtgtgtatttgtaaggacggttcaatcaagaaccgcccctacagtggattttccaacaacaaaaaaataattcaaattcaaatctgaccatatatatatatatatatatatatatatatatatatatatatatatatatatatatatatatatatatagaactactatcctatagctggctgcagaataacttattctgtagccactttgagttacgataattactatgttaatttatgagatttacagtaactccttactaagtggtttactataacgttatggtaaatattcccatgtgttatagtaacccaactatcgtaaatatgtattgacattatggtaaattagtatataaaattatggtaaatagaggtggctacagaataacttattttgtagccggctgctgaatagcctctccctatatatatatatatatatatatatatatatatatatatatatatatatatatataattcaaattcgaatctgaccgccacaaatatatatatatatacatccacaaacacaagaccattatttagaacatcatctcaagtcataattcacaaaagtctaTCAAATAAAGTCAGGGGAAAACTTAATTTGCAATGCTTCATTCCTGACAGGATAAGGAGCAACAAATCAGACAATTTTATTATCTATACGTGAATCATAACTTCTAAAGATCTTATGCAAGTTGTTGCGAATTTCGGTAGCCTCTGAGAGTTCCTTCCATATGCCAGTGGATCAGGTTCAGGAGGAAACACAGAAGTGTGCCTAAAAGCTGGTgtaagaaaaggaaaaacgaaAGGAAATGTCACATACAATGAGAGAAATGTGAAAACAAGATCATGCATAAAGAAGACAAAAAAGATATTGTGTCAAACCTGAGTCTAGGGGTTGCACGGTAGATATTTTAAGAGGAATATCATCTAAGAGAAGTAACTGCTTAGAAATAGTATCAAAAGCTTCAAGCAAAGCCCTAGAAGACGAGACCGGATCTGCATAATTAGGAATAAGCTTAAAACCAAGGATATGTAAACTGTAAAGCAACACATAGAAAGATCTGAAACTTACCTTGGCCATCAACTAAGAGGCAAAAGTCCAACTGATCAACAACATGAATCAAATCATCCTTCTGCAGTGACAAATGTTTCATAAGCACATAATCAGCAATCCTTTTAATAATTGTGTGCTTCTCCCAAGA encodes:
- the LOC136476355 gene encoding protein ECERIFERUM 26-like, translating into MVAEAVSRSPPLAVGGVAGSRSSMAVHGHRLSTVVPIVTGEEVNYELAGADLLHKLHYLRAVHVFRAPAFAIEKLKEPMFPWLDLYFPVSGRLRRRQAADADGDAEDGKDGDAAVGLGRPYVRCNDCGVRIVEVACDATVEQWLEAEAERGGLCKALAYDKVIGPEFFSPLLYVQVCTFKCGGMALGFTWAHVIGDIPSDAACFSKWAQLFSGQKAPAPTLRDPLAMPPSAAPPASVAAPPPSVKATATPVGDHWAVPTTHDMVPFSSHVTEQQLQGVLQLSAPKGHHQRHVVGPFELVSALMWRALAAIRGPEEEEATRTVTVVKTEPAGCRLALTNEHRIGHVVVAATGGSSPATADVAELAALLAGAHLEEASAVAAAAFAGAEGEDADVVMYGANLTFVDAEGLEVYAGLELAGRRPAHVEYAVDGGAAVVHRDAGGRGRTVAAVLRRGEADRLRAAIRDALRVAA